From one Cupriavidus oxalaticus genomic stretch:
- the benB gene encoding benzoate 1,2-dioxygenase small subunit, whose product MSIDYQKVCSALYQEARFLDDRQWDEWLACYTADVTYWMPAWDDDDKLTEDPQSEISLMYYSDRGGLEDRVFRIRTERSSASMPEPRTSHNVTNIEVLAERDNEVDVRYNFNTLSHRYKVTDQYFGTAYVTFRKVDDRLLISSKKIALKNDYIRQVLDVYHV is encoded by the coding sequence ATGAGCATCGATTATCAAAAGGTCTGTAGCGCGCTCTATCAAGAGGCGCGCTTTCTGGATGATCGTCAGTGGGACGAGTGGTTGGCTTGCTACACAGCAGACGTCACCTACTGGATGCCGGCCTGGGATGACGATGACAAGCTTACCGAAGACCCGCAAAGCGAAATTTCTCTGATGTACTACTCGGACCGCGGCGGCCTGGAAGACCGGGTGTTCCGTATCAGAACCGAGCGCAGCAGCGCGTCGATGCCGGAGCCGCGCACCAGCCACAACGTCACCAATATCGAAGTGCTGGCGGAGCGGGATAACGAAGTCGACGTTCGATACAACTTCAACACGTTGAGCCATCGCTATAAGGTCACGGACCAGTACTTCGGCACCGCCTACGTCACCTTCCGCAAAGTTGACGATCGGTTGCTGATTTCGAGCAAGAAGATTGCGCTCAAAAACGACTACATCCGCCAGGTGCTGGACGTCTACCACGTCTGA
- a CDS encoding Rieske 2Fe-2S domain-containing protein: MSATIDKARQLDDLLSNAVQDDKENGVFRCRRDIFTNADLYELEMKHIFESNWVYLAHESQVPNINDYYTTWIGRQPIVITRDKAGELHAVINACAHKGAMLCRRKHGNKGSFTCPFHGWTFSNAGKLLKVKDEKTTEYPVQFNKQGSHDLKKVARFQNYRGFLFGSLSEDVMPLEDYLGETKIIIDQIVSQAPDGLEVLRGNSSYIYDGNWKMQMENGCDGYHVSTVHWNYAATMGRRHVEGTKAVDANGWSKSVAGVYGFEHGHILLWTNTMNPEVRPVYQHRDEIAARVGEDKAKYIVNQTRNLCLYPNVFLMDQFSTQIRVVRPISVDKTEVSIFCFAPKGESAESRAIRIRQYEDFFNVSGMGTSDDLEEFRACQAGYASTTSMWNDMSRGAPLWVHGPDANAKGMGLNPLISGERSEDEGLFVVQHEYWVQVMREALRKEQAEAAV, encoded by the coding sequence ATGTCCGCAACTATCGATAAAGCACGGCAACTGGACGATTTGCTGAGCAACGCCGTCCAGGACGACAAGGAAAATGGTGTTTTCCGTTGTCGCCGAGACATCTTCACGAACGCCGATCTGTACGAACTCGAGATGAAGCACATCTTCGAGAGCAACTGGGTCTACCTCGCGCACGAAAGCCAGGTACCGAACATCAACGATTACTACACGACGTGGATTGGTCGTCAGCCGATTGTCATCACGCGTGACAAGGCCGGTGAGTTGCACGCGGTCATCAACGCATGTGCCCACAAGGGTGCCATGCTGTGCCGCCGCAAGCACGGCAACAAAGGCAGCTTCACCTGCCCGTTCCACGGCTGGACCTTCTCGAACGCCGGCAAGCTGCTGAAGGTAAAGGACGAGAAGACCACCGAGTATCCGGTGCAGTTCAACAAACAGGGATCGCACGACCTGAAGAAGGTTGCGCGCTTCCAGAACTATCGCGGTTTCCTGTTCGGTAGCCTGAGCGAAGACGTGATGCCGCTCGAGGACTATCTCGGCGAGACGAAGATCATCATTGACCAAATCGTCTCGCAGGCGCCGGACGGTCTCGAAGTGTTGCGAGGCAACTCTTCGTACATCTACGACGGCAACTGGAAGATGCAGATGGAAAACGGTTGTGACGGCTATCACGTCAGCACCGTGCACTGGAACTATGCCGCAACGATGGGGCGCCGCCATGTCGAAGGCACCAAGGCCGTCGATGCAAATGGTTGGAGCAAGTCGGTTGCGGGGGTGTATGGCTTCGAGCATGGCCATATCCTGCTTTGGACCAACACGATGAATCCTGAAGTGCGTCCTGTCTATCAACATCGCGACGAAATCGCGGCGCGCGTTGGCGAAGACAAGGCGAAGTACATCGTGAATCAGACGCGCAACCTGTGTCTGTATCCGAACGTGTTCCTGATGGATCAGTTCAGTACCCAGATTCGCGTCGTCCGTCCGATCAGTGTCGACAAGACAGAAGTCAGCATCTTCTGCTTCGCACCAAAGGGCGAAAGCGCAGAGAGCCGCGCGATCCGCATTCGTCAATACGAAGACTTCTTCAACGTCTCAGGCATGGGCACCAGCGACGACCTCGAAGAGTTCCGTGCGTGCCAGGCGGGCTACGCCAGCACGACGTCGATGTGGAACGACATGTCGCGCGGTGCACCGTTGTGGGTCCATGGACCTGACGCGAATGCGAAGGGCATGGGCTTGAACCCACTCATCTCTGGCGAGCGCAGCGAAGATGAAGGTCTCTTTGTGGTTCAACACGAATACTGGGTGCAGGTGATGCGCGAAGCCCTGCGCAAAGAACAGGCGGAGGCAGCCGTATGA
- the catA gene encoding catechol 1,2-dioxygenase, which produces MSVKVFDSKEVQDLLKAAANLGSHDGNARTKQITHRLLSDLFKAIDDLDMTPDEIWAGVNYFNKLGQDGEAALLAAGLGLEKYLDIRMDAEDREADIHGGTPRTIEGPLYVAGAPVRAGVSKIDLNADEDAGPLIIRGTVTGPDGKPVADAVVECWHANSKGFYSHFDPTGAQDDFNLRGAVKTGADGKYEFRTLMPVGYGCPPQGATQQLLDVIARHGNRPAHVHFFVTSDKTRKLTTQINIEGDPLIWDDFAYATREELVPHVVEKTGGAALGLKGDAYKEIEFNIELTPLVQGKDNQLVNRPRASATA; this is translated from the coding sequence ATGAGTGTCAAAGTGTTCGACTCGAAGGAAGTGCAGGACCTGCTGAAGGCCGCTGCTAATCTGGGAAGCCACGATGGCAACGCTCGTACCAAGCAGATTACTCATCGTCTGCTGAGCGACCTCTTCAAGGCCATCGACGATTTAGACATGACGCCCGACGAGATTTGGGCCGGCGTGAATTACTTCAACAAGCTTGGGCAAGATGGTGAGGCGGCCCTCTTGGCCGCGGGCCTTGGCCTCGAGAAGTATCTCGACATCCGCATGGATGCAGAGGACCGTGAAGCTGACATCCACGGCGGCACGCCGCGCACGATTGAAGGCCCGCTGTATGTTGCGGGCGCCCCGGTGCGAGCTGGTGTCTCTAAGATTGATCTCAATGCCGACGAAGACGCGGGTCCGCTCATCATCCGTGGCACGGTGACCGGACCGGACGGCAAGCCCGTGGCCGATGCGGTTGTCGAATGCTGGCACGCCAACTCCAAGGGCTTTTACTCGCACTTCGACCCGACCGGCGCCCAGGACGATTTCAACCTTCGCGGCGCGGTGAAGACGGGGGCTGACGGCAAGTACGAGTTCCGCACGCTGATGCCCGTTGGCTACGGTTGTCCGCCGCAAGGCGCGACGCAACAGTTGCTTGACGTGATTGCCCGCCACGGCAACCGCCCGGCGCACGTACACTTCTTCGTAACGAGCGACAAGACTCGCAAGCTCACGACGCAGATCAATATCGAAGGCGACCCGCTGATCTGGGACGACTTCGCTTATGCGACGCGCGAAGAGCTTGTGCCGCACGTTGTCGAGAAAACGGGCGGTGCCGCGCTGGGCCTCAAGGGCGACGCGTACAAGGAAATCGAATTCAACATCGAGTTGACTCCGCTGGTGCAAGGCAAGGACAACCAGCTTGTGAATCGCCCGCGCGCTTCCGCCACGGCGTAA
- a CDS encoding LysR family transcriptional regulator, with amino-acid sequence MELRHLRYFVAVAEERNFTRAAKRLHIAQPPLSRQIQQLEETLGVQLFERSSRPLKLTETGKFFYSHAVHLIAQTNELESMTRRVGSIERSLSVGFVGSTLYGMLPKIIRRFRDENKSVELSLHEMSTMDQIRALKDGRIDVGFGRIRHEDANIRRVILREEKMIVALPVGHPLSTSKPVLALRDLIYETLIVFPKAPRPSYADQVLSAFQERALTPRRIYDVRELQIALGLVAAGEGIAVVPSSVYGLKRDDVSYMELDDPTLTSPIIMSMRAMDESRDIKEMLEMIYRLYEEEGIPHVPRTDKGA; translated from the coding sequence ATGGAGCTGCGACATCTTCGCTACTTTGTAGCGGTTGCCGAGGAGCGCAACTTCACGCGCGCAGCAAAGCGGCTTCATATCGCGCAGCCGCCATTAAGCCGCCAGATACAGCAGCTCGAAGAAACGTTGGGGGTCCAGCTATTCGAACGAAGCTCTCGTCCGCTTAAGCTCACCGAGACAGGCAAGTTTTTTTACTCGCACGCAGTACATCTCATTGCGCAAACGAACGAGTTGGAATCCATGACAAGGCGCGTTGGCAGTATCGAGCGCAGTCTGTCCGTCGGCTTTGTGGGGTCCACGCTCTACGGCATGCTTCCAAAGATCATTCGGCGATTCCGGGACGAGAACAAGTCGGTCGAGCTCAGCCTCCACGAGATGTCGACGATGGACCAGATTCGCGCGCTCAAGGACGGACGTATCGATGTAGGGTTCGGTCGGATTCGACACGAGGATGCGAACATCCGCCGGGTGATTCTCCGCGAGGAGAAAATGATCGTTGCACTTCCCGTCGGTCATCCGCTCTCCACGTCGAAGCCGGTGCTCGCGCTTCGAGACCTCATCTACGAAACGCTCATTGTTTTTCCCAAGGCACCGAGGCCAAGCTATGCTGACCAGGTTCTTTCGGCTTTCCAGGAGCGAGCCCTTACGCCTCGGCGCATCTATGACGTGCGCGAGTTGCAGATTGCATTGGGGCTTGTCGCGGCGGGAGAAGGGATTGCAGTCGTCCCGAGCAGCGTCTATGGGCTCAAGCGCGACGACGTGAGCTACATGGAACTGGATGACCCAACCCTCACGTCGCCCATCATCATGAGTATGCGTGCGATGGATGAGTCGCGTGACATCAAGGAGATGCTGGAAATGATCTATCGGCTGTACGAGGAAGAGGGGATTCCCCATGTACCTCGCACGGATAAGGGGGCGTAA
- a CDS encoding LysR family transcriptional regulator, with amino-acid sequence MEFVRFAENLATFVDVARAGSFSAVARRKGQVASSVARQIDALEREMGVALFTRSTRALVRTEAGDLLFERATRILQELNETRDAVTALEQGVSGRLRVACLPAFARRHVVPHLGSLYAQYPGLTVELELTDRVVDPVLERFDVVIRVGQQADSSLIARRIASQRYIVCATPAYLQVHGRPLHAEELAHHRLIDRAHSTSMRGWREVLRPAHAASAAFAMECDDCDARRLSVLQGLGIALMPDWSVGEDIGAGRLVELLLEGVLPQAQGGIHLVRAAPRAPAKLKAFSAHLLQSIGSPPRWQVAMTRAGGPAGRDAA; translated from the coding sequence ATGGAATTTGTCCGTTTTGCCGAGAACCTGGCCACCTTCGTCGACGTGGCGCGCGCCGGCAGCTTTTCGGCGGTCGCCAGGCGCAAGGGACAGGTGGCGTCGTCGGTAGCGCGCCAGATCGATGCCCTCGAGCGCGAAATGGGCGTGGCGCTGTTCACGCGTTCCACGCGCGCGCTGGTGCGCACCGAGGCCGGGGACCTGCTGTTCGAGCGCGCCACGCGCATCCTGCAGGAGCTGAACGAAACGCGCGACGCCGTGACGGCGCTGGAACAAGGCGTCAGTGGCAGGCTGCGGGTTGCCTGCCTGCCGGCCTTCGCGCGACGCCATGTGGTGCCGCATCTTGGCAGCCTGTATGCGCAGTATCCGGGGCTGACCGTGGAGCTGGAGCTGACCGACCGTGTCGTGGATCCGGTGCTGGAGCGCTTCGACGTGGTCATCCGCGTCGGACAGCAGGCCGACAGCAGCCTGATTGCCCGGCGCATCGCCAGCCAGCGCTATATCGTCTGCGCAACGCCGGCCTATCTCCAGGTGCACGGCCGTCCCTTGCATGCCGAAGAGCTCGCGCATCACCGTCTGATCGACCGCGCCCACAGTACCAGCATGCGCGGATGGCGAGAAGTACTCAGGCCGGCCCATGCCGCGAGTGCCGCGTTTGCCATGGAGTGTGATGATTGCGATGCGCGCCGGCTGTCGGTGTTGCAGGGGCTCGGGATTGCGCTGATGCCGGACTGGTCGGTCGGCGAGGATATCGGTGCGGGCCGCCTGGTGGAACTACTGCTGGAGGGCGTGTTGCCGCAGGCGCAAGGCGGCATCCATCTGGTGCGGGCCGCGCCGCGCGCGCCGGCCAAGCTCAAGGCATTTTCCGCGCACCTGCTCCAGAGCATCGGCTCCCCGCCCCGCTGGCAGGTGGCGATGACGCGCGCCGGTGGTCCTGCCGGGCGCGATGCCGCGTGA
- a CDS encoding tripartite tricarboxylate transporter substrate-binding protein, producing the protein MTTALAPLFHAARARAQTSAALLLTLACTLAPGFARADAWPAKPVTIVVPYAAGGTVDKVARQVQEGLRRRLAQTVVIDNRAGAGGTIGTGQIARSAPDGYTVGMVFDGFATEPHFYPKLPYASHRDLTGVSYMVRSPMVLVVPAASPYKTVQDYVTAARVPNKVSYASVGNGSSNQLVAEAFHEAAGTSGIHTPYKGGGPAINDLLGGHVDSMIASLPLVLPYVQSGKLRALAVTSRQRDARLPAVPAVAESYKGFEAYSWVAMIAPAKTPPEVLEKLSSAMTSTLRDPAIAKLLTDGGFDVVAGDAQQTNKLIQDESARWGRLIKARNIAVD; encoded by the coding sequence ATGACTACCGCCCTTGCCCCCCTTTTCCATGCGGCGCGGGCGCGCGCGCAAACATCCGCCGCGCTGTTGCTGACGCTTGCCTGCACGCTGGCGCCGGGCTTCGCGCGGGCGGATGCATGGCCCGCCAAGCCGGTCACGATCGTCGTCCCCTATGCCGCGGGCGGCACCGTCGACAAGGTCGCGCGGCAGGTCCAGGAGGGCCTGCGCAGGCGGCTGGCGCAGACGGTGGTGATCGACAACCGCGCGGGCGCGGGCGGCACCATCGGCACGGGGCAGATTGCGCGCAGCGCGCCGGACGGCTACACCGTCGGCATGGTGTTCGACGGCTTTGCGACCGAGCCGCATTTCTACCCGAAGCTGCCCTATGCCTCGCACCGCGACCTGACAGGCGTTTCCTATATGGTGCGCTCGCCGATGGTGCTGGTCGTACCCGCCGCCTCGCCCTACAAGACCGTGCAGGACTACGTGACGGCGGCACGCGTGCCGAACAAGGTGTCCTACGCATCGGTGGGCAACGGCAGCTCGAACCAGCTCGTGGCCGAAGCCTTCCACGAGGCCGCCGGCACCAGCGGCATCCATACTCCATACAAGGGCGGCGGCCCGGCCATCAACGACCTGCTCGGTGGCCACGTCGACTCGATGATCGCGAGCCTGCCGCTGGTACTGCCCTATGTGCAGTCGGGCAAGCTGCGCGCGCTGGCCGTGACCTCGCGCCAGCGTGACGCGAGGCTGCCGGCTGTGCCGGCGGTAGCCGAGTCCTACAAGGGCTTCGAGGCCTATTCGTGGGTCGCGATGATCGCGCCGGCCAAGACCCCGCCCGAAGTGCTGGAGAAGCTGTCCAGCGCCATGACGTCGACGCTGCGCGATCCGGCGATTGCGAAACTGCTGACTGACGGCGGCTTCGACGTGGTGGCCGGCGACGCACAGCAGACCAACAAGCTGATCCAGGATGAATCGGCGCGCTGGGGCCGGCTGATCAAGGCGCGCAACATCGCGGTCGATTGA
- a CDS encoding maleylacetate reductase — protein sequence MVPFAYQTRPQRVVFGPGSLARLGEEADALGVRSALVLCTPGQRKLAERAVAVLGARSAGIFDGAVMHVPIEQARLAREHAARLGADCAVAIGGGSTIGLAKAIALESELPVIAVPTTYAGSEMTPIYGLTDAGLKRTGRDARVLPRTILYDPDLSLGLPVPISVTSGMNAIAHAAEGLYASDRNPVSQWMSREGIAAFGRALPVIAAAEQHTDEALREARSDALYGAWLCGAVLGSVTAGLHHKLCHTLGGTFNLPHAEVHTVVLPHALAYNAPAAPEAMAAIAQALGAGHGSGPLAVFELAAKLGAPTSLRELGLSSEDLDRACELALRDQYPNPRPLEREGIRQLLEDAFAGTAPSA from the coding sequence ATGGTTCCTTTCGCCTACCAGACCCGTCCGCAACGCGTCGTCTTCGGCCCCGGCAGCCTGGCGCGGCTCGGCGAGGAAGCCGATGCCCTCGGCGTGCGCAGCGCGCTGGTGCTGTGCACGCCCGGCCAGCGCAAGCTTGCCGAACGCGCGGTGGCGGTGCTGGGCGCGCGCAGCGCCGGGATTTTCGACGGCGCCGTGATGCACGTGCCGATCGAGCAAGCGCGCCTGGCGCGCGAGCACGCCGCGCGGCTGGGTGCCGACTGCGCTGTCGCCATTGGCGGCGGCTCGACCATCGGGCTGGCAAAGGCCATCGCACTGGAGTCGGAACTGCCGGTCATCGCTGTGCCGACGACCTACGCCGGGTCGGAAATGACGCCGATCTATGGTCTGACCGATGCCGGCCTGAAGCGCACGGGGCGCGATGCGCGCGTGCTGCCACGAACCATCCTCTACGATCCGGACCTCTCGCTAGGCCTGCCCGTCCCGATCAGCGTGACCAGTGGCATGAATGCAATCGCCCATGCGGCGGAGGGGCTCTATGCCTCCGACCGTAACCCCGTTAGCCAGTGGATGTCACGCGAAGGCATTGCAGCATTCGGCCGGGCCCTGCCGGTCATTGCCGCAGCGGAGCAGCACACAGATGAGGCGTTGCGCGAAGCCCGCAGCGACGCGCTCTACGGCGCATGGCTGTGCGGGGCCGTGCTCGGCAGCGTGACGGCCGGCCTGCATCACAAGCTTTGCCACACATTGGGCGGGACCTTCAACCTGCCGCACGCCGAGGTCCACACGGTGGTGCTCCCCCATGCGCTGGCGTACAACGCGCCTGCCGCGCCGGAGGCAATGGCCGCCATTGCACAGGCACTGGGTGCCGGGCACGGCAGCGGTCCGCTCGCCGTGTTCGAACTGGCGGCGAAGCTCGGTGCGCCCACGTCGCTGCGTGAACTGGGACTGTCGTCGGAGGACCTCGATCGCGCCTGCGAGCTGGCGCTGCGCGACCAGTATCCGAATCCGCGTCCGCTCGAACGCGAGGGGATCCGCCAGCTGCTGGAAGACGCATTCGCCGGCACAGCGCCGTCGGCCTGA
- a CDS encoding GAF domain-containing protein — MMPLRDLDDCFEGVIPSIIATTAADGTPNISYLSQVVMVDDAHIAISNQFFAKTAANIRANPHACLLLVSARHGGQYKLDITWVSSRDEGPLFKRVADHLRASSAQVGMAGIMRLKAIDVFRVDDIVPVVSPAGTDHAGDASPAPDLAVLGQVMKTISAQSDTEGVMGAVLDGCAQLGFPHAIVLQSDPIRRLLTTVVSRGYGRSGVGSEVAFDEGLIGIAAVTRRPVKVNDLSRIRRLGNAIEAASPADENRTRIIVLPSLPDAMSQMAVPMLAQDTLRGVLFVESSERIAFRTAHETTLEMIASQCALALALCEALVPDARPSVLRTVPGLPDDRVIHVTHHAVDDSVFIDNAYVIKGVAGRLLAYMLGVYINEGRNAFSNREIRLAEALRLPEIKDNLETRMLLLRRRLGEKNLPVQLIHAGRGQVRLVVDGVPVLMRAG, encoded by the coding sequence ATGATGCCACTGCGCGACCTCGACGACTGCTTCGAAGGCGTGATCCCCTCGATCATCGCCACAACTGCGGCCGACGGCACGCCCAATATCTCCTACCTGTCGCAGGTGGTGATGGTGGACGACGCGCATATCGCCATCTCCAACCAGTTCTTCGCCAAGACCGCCGCCAATATCCGCGCCAATCCGCATGCCTGCCTGCTGCTGGTCAGCGCCCGCCACGGCGGTCAGTACAAGCTGGATATCACCTGGGTTTCATCCCGCGACGAAGGGCCGCTGTTCAAGCGCGTGGCAGACCATTTGCGGGCCAGCAGCGCCCAAGTCGGCATGGCGGGCATCATGCGTCTCAAGGCCATCGACGTGTTCCGCGTCGATGACATCGTACCTGTGGTTTCTCCCGCGGGGACGGATCATGCGGGCGACGCATCGCCGGCGCCCGATCTTGCCGTCCTCGGCCAGGTGATGAAAACCATCAGCGCACAAAGCGATACGGAAGGCGTAATGGGTGCAGTGCTCGATGGCTGCGCGCAATTGGGATTCCCGCATGCCATCGTGCTGCAGAGCGACCCAATCCGACGCCTGCTTACCACCGTGGTCAGCCGCGGCTACGGCCGCTCCGGCGTTGGTTCCGAAGTGGCATTCGACGAGGGACTAATTGGCATCGCCGCCGTCACCCGGCGACCGGTGAAAGTCAATGACCTGAGCCGGATTCGGCGGCTGGGCAACGCGATCGAAGCCGCCAGCCCCGCCGACGAGAACCGCACCCGCATCATCGTGCTGCCCAGCCTGCCCGACGCCATGAGTCAGATGGCCGTCCCCATGCTGGCCCAGGACACGCTGCGCGGCGTGTTGTTTGTGGAAAGCTCGGAGCGGATCGCCTTTCGCACGGCACATGAAACGACACTTGAAATGATCGCCAGCCAGTGCGCACTGGCTCTGGCGCTCTGCGAAGCGCTGGTCCCGGATGCCCGCCCGTCAGTGCTCCGCACGGTGCCCGGACTGCCAGATGATCGCGTCATCCACGTGACGCACCACGCTGTTGACGATAGCGTCTTCATCGACAACGCCTACGTTATAAAGGGCGTCGCGGGACGCCTGCTGGCCTATATGCTCGGCGTCTACATCAACGAAGGCCGGAACGCGTTCAGCAACCGCGAGATCCGACTGGCGGAGGCGCTGCGGCTACCGGAGATCAAGGACAACCTCGAAACGCGGATGCTGCTGCTCCGGCGGCGGTTGGGCGAGAAGAATTTGCCCGTGCAGTTAATTCATGCGGGGCGGGGGCAGGTCCGGCTGGTTGTGGATGGGGTGCCTGTGCTTATGAGGGCTGGGTGA